The Betaproteobacteria bacterium genome window below encodes:
- a CDS encoding acyl dehydratase yields the protein MDTVGLGFHFEDLPLGRKFKTIGRTVTETDIVNFVNCTGMVEVLFTNIEFLRLESDIKGRLAPAALVYTFAEGLLVQSTMQHTGYAFLNMQLDVKSPVFAGDTIHVECEVTESRLSQSKPGRGLVRTSNRVVKQDGTVALVYTPLRMIKCKQKPA from the coding sequence ATGGATACAGTAGGGCTGGGCTTTCACTTCGAGGATCTTCCGCTGGGCCGGAAGTTCAAGACGATCGGCCGCACGGTGACCGAAACCGACATCGTCAATTTCGTCAACTGCACCGGCATGGTCGAGGTGCTCTTCACCAACATCGAATTCCTGCGCTTGGAATCCGACATCAAGGGACGCCTCGCTCCGGCAGCGCTGGTATACACCTTCGCCGAGGGATTGCTCGTACAGTCCACGATGCAGCATACCGGCTATGCCTTTCTCAACATGCAACTGGACGTCAAGAGCCCGGTGTTCGCCGGCGACACGATCCATGTCGAGTGCGAAGTGACCGAGTCGCGCTTGAGCCAAAGCAAGCCCGGCCGGGGACTGGTGCGCACCAGCAATCGCGTGGTGAAGCAGGACGGTACGGTGGCGCTCGTCTACACGCCACTGCGCATGATCAAATGCAAGCAAAAACCTGCTTGA
- a CDS encoding acyl-CoA dehydrogenase, protein MNYTLTDEQRQIQDLIRRVAREKVAARASAIDRDAEYPADMFELLKELGLFTLPFPAKYGGSGSMLSGCIAVEELGQVCYNTAYLLVVQWLPFGAILAGGTQAQQERYLPGLATGELRAAFSTTEPQSGSDVRGIRTRATKVADGYRLDGAKIWCTNAPAADFVLVAAKFEDETGKPAIGLFIVKKEASGFVVGRKEDKMGARGIPSCPLFLDGVFVPDEDRLGSDASLGFKVVMEAFNQSRPIIAARGVGLAQGALDHAIEFIQDRRAFGQSVSDFQGVRWMVADMAMQTEAARQLMYRAAALVDAGVGGPALAPVAAMAKCFATDVAMRVATDAVQLFGAAGVSAEFPIQRYFRDAKVLQIIEGTNQIQRNIIANSLLGKPARR, encoded by the coding sequence ATGAACTACACACTGACGGACGAACAGCGTCAGATCCAGGACCTGATCCGGCGCGTGGCCCGCGAGAAAGTGGCGGCGCGCGCGAGCGCGATAGACCGCGACGCCGAGTATCCAGCCGACATGTTCGAGTTGCTCAAGGAACTCGGGCTTTTTACGCTGCCGTTCCCGGCGAAGTACGGCGGCAGCGGCAGCATGTTATCGGGTTGCATAGCGGTGGAGGAGCTCGGACAGGTCTGCTACAACACCGCTTACCTGCTGGTGGTACAGTGGCTTCCCTTCGGAGCCATCCTGGCAGGCGGAACCCAGGCGCAGCAGGAGCGCTACCTTCCCGGCCTCGCCACCGGTGAGCTTCGGGCCGCGTTTTCCACCACCGAGCCGCAGAGCGGTTCGGACGTGCGGGGGATCAGGACCCGGGCGACCAAAGTTGCCGACGGATATCGCCTGGACGGGGCCAAGATCTGGTGCACCAACGCGCCAGCCGCTGATTTCGTGCTGGTGGCGGCCAAGTTCGAGGACGAAACAGGAAAGCCTGCGATCGGGCTGTTCATCGTCAAGAAAGAAGCTTCCGGTTTCGTAGTCGGCCGCAAAGAGGACAAGATGGGCGCACGGGGCATTCCGTCCTGCCCGCTGTTTCTCGATGGCGTGTTTGTTCCAGACGAGGACCGCCTGGGCTCCGACGCCAGTCTGGGCTTCAAGGTGGTGATGGAAGCATTCAACCAGTCGCGCCCGATCATCGCGGCACGCGGCGTGGGACTCGCGCAGGGCGCACTGGATCATGCCATCGAATTCATCCAGGACCGGCGCGCCTTCGGACAATCCGTCAGCGACTTTCAGGGCGTTCGCTGGATGGTCGCCGACATGGCGATGCAGACCGAAGCCGCCCGCCAGCTGATGTACCGCGCCGCGGCGCTGGTCGATGCCGGCGTCGGCGGACCCGCGCTTGCGCCCGTGGCTGCGATGGCCAAATGCTTCGCCACCGATGTCGCGATGCGCGTCGCCACCGATGCGGTGCAGCTCTTCGGCGCGGCCGGCGTATCGGCCGAGTTTCCTATTCAGCGCTATTTCAGGGACGCCAAGGTATTGCAGATCATCGAGGGCACCAACCAGATACAGCGCAACATCATCGCGAACAGCTTGCTCGGCAAGCCGGCGCGGCGTTGA
- a CDS encoding acyl-CoA dehydrogenase, translating into MTFTSFSLADIEMPSHIEALREEVRAFLRSEREAGTYVREPAGWDRYDAAFSRKVAARGWIGMTWPRQYGGHERTTLERYVVTEELLAAGAPVRAHWLADRQFGPLLLAAGSESQKRTYLPRIAAGECFVCVGMSEPDSGSDLASIRTSAVAVEGGWRVSGRKVWTSYAHMAHIMNLFARTTPFDSNNRHAGVTQFIVELNSPGISIRPIINLAGDHDFNEVLFDEVFVPGENVIGDVGNGWKQVSGELTHERAGSERWLNAYGVLVHLLQSAGAQPEPRAAERIGRLVSHLWTLHRMSFSLAGLLNRGITPHVEAALVKDLGNQFDQDIPETARAVLQEEDRACLPADDRFNAMLDRALLYAPSYPIRGGTREILRGIIARGLGLR; encoded by the coding sequence ATGACGTTCACCTCCTTCAGCTTGGCCGACATCGAAATGCCGTCTCATATCGAGGCTCTGCGGGAAGAAGTCCGGGCATTTCTGCGCAGCGAGCGCGAGGCGGGAACGTATGTTCGCGAGCCGGCGGGCTGGGATCGCTACGATGCGGCTTTCAGCCGCAAGGTCGCTGCGCGCGGGTGGATCGGCATGACCTGGCCGCGCCAGTACGGCGGCCACGAACGTACAACGCTCGAGCGCTACGTCGTCACTGAAGAGCTGCTCGCAGCCGGTGCGCCGGTGAGGGCGCATTGGCTCGCAGACCGGCAATTCGGCCCGCTGTTGCTGGCGGCCGGTTCGGAATCGCAGAAGCGCACGTATTTGCCCAGGATCGCCGCTGGCGAATGTTTCGTGTGCGTCGGCATGAGCGAGCCGGATTCAGGTTCCGATCTTGCGTCGATCCGGACCAGCGCGGTGGCGGTCGAGGGCGGCTGGCGCGTGAGCGGGCGCAAAGTGTGGACGAGCTATGCGCACATGGCGCATATCATGAATCTGTTCGCCCGCACGACGCCTTTCGATTCCAATAATCGACATGCTGGCGTGACCCAGTTCATCGTCGAGTTGAACTCGCCGGGAATATCGATCAGGCCGATCATAAACCTTGCAGGCGATCATGACTTCAACGAGGTCCTGTTCGACGAGGTGTTCGTGCCTGGCGAAAACGTGATCGGAGACGTCGGCAACGGTTGGAAGCAGGTGTCGGGTGAGCTCACTCACGAGCGGGCAGGCTCGGAGCGCTGGCTGAATGCGTATGGGGTGCTGGTGCACCTGTTGCAGAGCGCGGGCGCGCAGCCGGAGCCGCGGGCGGCCGAGCGCATCGGACGTCTCGTCTCCCATCTGTGGACGCTGCACCGTATGTCCTTTTCACTCGCCGGTCTGCTCAATCGCGGCATTACGCCGCACGTCGAGGCCGCCTTGGTGAAGGACTTGGGCAATCAGTTCGATCAGGATATTCCGGAGACCGCGCGCGCGGTTCTGCAGGAGGAGGATCGCGCCTGCCTGCCGGCGGACGATCGCTTCAATGCGATGCTGGATCGCGCGCTGCTCTATGCCCCGTCGTATCCCATCCGCGGGGGCACCCGCGAAATCCTGCGCGGCATCATTGCGCGCGGGTTGGGGTTGCGATGA